The window aaaatattagaaacactttgTATAATCACTCTCAAACGCACTCTTAGTATAATGGAACTAAAGTAAGGAAAATTCAATGTTTGTAATGACTTCCTTATTGTGAAACGGGCCTTTAATGGATGTAactatttttcttctcaaattttcttttctaaacaAAATAAGGATTTGCTATGataatattgtttaatacaatttgttttttttctttgtttatttttatctttttgttttcatgtcCATTCACCATTGATTATTTAATTACCTCAATTTCTTATAATTGTCAAGTgccatttattttcttttgttatataTGTTCATTATGTTTTCCCGCCAAATGGTTGCCTAAACATCTCACAAGTGAAATTCCTTTTTAGATTGGAGCCTTGAAGAGGCAGTGAAGAAAAGTGACGAAAGGTGAGTCAtgaaaagttttgttttttttttttttttttaagtaccTTTGCATATTTATTTTGATGCATGGTTggtgttttaaaaggttttgcataagaaatttaaaatataattagataTTTAAAACCTAAGTAACCTAATGTatatactttctattttttgctTCTATGTAGAAGTAGGATATCTTATAGAAAAAGTACAAGATTTTAtcttatctttaaaaatttttaaatttgaggtagtaaaattttttgaaagctcaattttttttaacaattaattCTTCAATGTAAGTCTTTGAgagtttttatatattatataaaacataggactattttataatttaaaaaaaaaagggcttcCAAATGAACCCTAACATgtcatttagatacactttttgttttctatttttaaaaaatagaaaatgataataACCCTTACacaaaacgaaaaaaaaaaacaattaaaaaaaaaagagatttagTTTAAAcaaaatggcttttaaaaatagtttagttTGTAGATCTTGCTTAAAGAATAGGGCAACACCCAAAGGGGGTGAAtgagtgatttttaaaatataagggTTGAGGTTTTAACCCAATTAAActtgtgaaaaaaatttaaacctttttaactcaattaaacACTAATGGATTAAAGAGtcaatgaaaaatcaattaaatacaatagacaaaaaaaatttaggtgGAAAACCTTACACAATTTGttgagataatttttttatatacattattaaaattaaaattaaaattaaaattaaaaatgatatataattttttaaaataataataaaattaaaaatcaataatagttttttttatctttaatattatcaaattaatatatagatgtattaatattttaacattttattaaataatatatatatcttaaaatttatatattctattatttatttatactatttatatttttattattataaaaattttgaaacgaAGCTTgttaaatttattattgtttatataTGTGCATAAAGTGTCAACATTGTGGTGTCGTCCTTACATGTTGAATTTAAGGTCAATAGTCCAAACCCTCATGCTGTATGAATTTTTTTCAGTCTTCCCTCCCATCATGTGGCAGACCAAGCCATAGCTTTATGTTGCCCATTCGCACGTAACATAATCAAACATGCGTGATGCGGCGGCCCAAGCCCTAGCCCATGTTTACTCAAGTTTTGAtgcccataaaaaaaaaagggagaattatgttttggggtagatgacccccaaattaacaaaaggtccatgtaactcttcaaattgagcccaagacccaatgaaagtatggaaattgagttgaaggatatcatcctttagtatttccaaaaatgccctttattgattttgagaataaaaaattaatatttttgaaaaatgcttttatttaatttaatatttttgatttaatttaatatttttgatttaatttaatattttttatttaatttaatatttttaaaaaatacttttatgtaatttaatattttttaaaatacttttatttaatttaatatttttttaaaaataaaatgatttaatttaatattttttaaaaataaatttatttaatttaatatttaaaaaaatatttaatttaatattttttttaaatactttaatttaatttaatatttttgaaataaaaattatttaatttaatatttttgaaataaaaattatttaatttaatatttttgaaaactacttttatttattttagtatttttgaaaaaaaaattattgaaaaaaaaattatttaacttaattttataaaatattttatatgtgttcttaaagggtatatttgtccgttactattttatatccttcaactcaatttgaagagttatatggaccttttgttaatttggtggcccatctacccccaaaagataattctgccaaaaaaaaatccatcaatgagCCTCAATCGGATGATTTGGTCAAACCAACTGATTTGGTccagttttctaaaaattggttttgatcaaatttaaatcattggttgtttctatataaaatataaataaccctatgcaatatatatatataaatttattaaacttattaatctAACTTATTGTATAACCATTTATCATCAGATGTTGTTTGGGTAAAAGTGCAAACCTATAGTAGAGAAGTAGGAATAATGGATTCAGAGCTAATATTATTTCTATAAAGTAGAGCCTTTGGGTCCCTATCATGAGATTTATAAGCACTATTTAATAGTaaaaagtgtaaaaaaaaattttattcgtATATACATTTGAACCACTGTTAGTCATACTTTTCTTTATCGAGAAACCGAAGAAGCCATCCAAGGCTTATATACGTATATAGCTTTTGTtgttaaaaatcactttaagaaattttaaatttgatatagtaaaaaaaatttaatacctcaattttttattttttatttttaattactatcCTTTTAGTGTAAGTCCTTAAAAAATCTTGCATTTTATATaagtgttattattttttttttatttttcaaaatacaaagTGTGAGTATACCCCAAGAACACCTAATTAGTTatgaaggagaaaagaaaagaaaaatggacaCACTTGGGCAGCTTCTCATTAttgtaattgaaaaatattatccCTTATTAATAGGTTTTTCAAATTGCTTCACTAACAATACCAATTCTTTCTTGAACATACAAAAACTCTTGATTTAGCATATATTTAGATCATATTGAAGGCTCAAAAGGCTCAATGCCTAGCCCAGGCCTGCCAGTAGGCTAAAACAAAGGCttcaattattcttttttaagtttcataaaaggaaaattctagGATAGCGAATTATTATTATACTAAATTTTAAATGAGTCACTGATTTAGGATATAGATttcagaaaatattaaaatgttcTTCAACTTTTATAGTGGATTAAATTGCAAATTTATCATTGAAAGCTATTGTTGTTGGAGTATTCTACTAGCATAATATTAATTACAATGCGTCTACTAATACAGGCATGTAGAATAAACAATTAGACTTCAATTGTTTTCTTCAATGTAATGATAATCCATACCTAAAATGTCACATAATACTAGATTATTTTCTTATgctatatttcaatattttagtAAATTGAGTATTCCTATGCTAGCCTGTTTGTATGTTTCATATGATATTAGGTTGTTTACCTGtaaaatcaatatttatatgattatgtCAGTagtttatttttccatttatgaAACATGATCCATATAAAAGCACATTTCTATCAAATACTTTTCAATATTATGTTAAACCAATCAGCAATATCTCACATTGTTGTAAATAGAATGCATTGTGAGAAACTCGCCCAGATTTTGGTAAAGGAGGATACTTCATGGCGTGCTAGTGGTGATGACCAAAACACAGTAGAAACGGCCTCTGAATTGTCCCAAAAACAGGAAGGGAAAATCTCTCCAGGAAGTACTTCGACTAGTGAGTATAACAAAAGCGTTGAAAATCCATTATTGTTGGCAACAATATCAAACATCCCAGAGATTGTCAAAGCAATACTCGATTGCCAACCTCAATTGCTTGGGCATACTAATAAGTACTGTGAAGAAAATCCATTATTTTTGGCAACAATATCAAACATTTCAGAGATTGTCAAAGCAATACTCGATCGCCATCCTCAAACCAACAAGAAGAGCCACgaagatttattatttttggcaaCAATGTCTAACACTCCACAGATTGTCAGACAGATACTCATTCATCATCCTCAGGCCATTGAGCATACTAATAAGGAGGGAATGAATATATTACATGTGGCAATCCTTTACCGTCATGATCAAATTTTTGATATGGTggtagaagagtttgaagtactTTCAAGAAGGCTATTATCAGCTACAGATAATGAAGGGAACTCATTACTACATATggttggcaaaaaaaaaaaaagtgaagtcCGTGAAAAGATGCAAAACCCTGCACTCCAGCTACGAACAGAGTTTGTGTTATTTAAGGTAAAGTTCTACTTACCcattaatgataaatataaacataaacaTTGTGCACATGCATACACTTGTGTCAAGTCATTAGATTTCAATCTTTCATTGCCGAAAAGAATAAGTTTTAGGTAATGGATGAGAAATATGCATCTAAGTTAGGGAAATGATAAGGTATTTAACGGGTACtatataaattccaaatttgagTCATCAATGTCTAACAAAATCTAGATtatcaaataaaacatataaaatatgatatttagatataaaaaaaataaaactaagggacaaagaaatgaaaccttaatacaaataaataagactttaattataaataaataaaacatttaaatatatatatatataaacaaataagatcATTTTTTACCgggtatcatttttttttccatcacttTTCTATATTgtatgaaaattagttttttaggATTATAGAATGATAGATCAAGTTATCACTACACTCTATTTTTAGATTTACACAAGGCTCAATAAACGCATAGGAAAAATGAACACATTAATGAGattcaaactaaggatctctcataatttttcctttcattttctttttcttacattttctcacAAATTTTATAAGAATCATCATAATCTAGAAGTTCATGAATAATTGGCTTGAATGCCCTTGTTTTAATTTAAAGTATTTATGTCAAAGGGACAAGATAACCACtagatttggaaaaataatttcaaaaaattgtaaatataacCACAATGTAACATTTTTATCCTGTGCATTTGTTTCCAAAAGTGTTTGGATATAAGATAgggatatataaattatatttccaaaagtgtttcaaaaaattattattattattattattattattattgatgtaggatatttttgtttaaaagaaattatacttcatgtttctaaaatataaaaattattttttggaatatatAATTGTTTATCACTTTTAATGGAATaacctttttaatttattctctaCAAACCGCAAAATAATTGTATTTAAATGTATTACAAGAATTATTTGTGATTGTATGTGCATGCAGAAAGTGAAGAAAGCTTGTCAGGTGCATGTCGCCAAGCCTCTCAACAAAGAGAACAAGACTGCTGAAGAATTATTTGCTACTAGGAATGAGAAACTCCATAAGGAAGCCAAGGAATGGCTAATGCGCACCACTGAGAATTGCACCCTTCTTTCTGTTTTCATAGCCACAGTTGCCTTTGCAGCAGCCTATACCGTACCAGGAGGTCCTGATCAAAATACCGGTATTCCAATCCTTAACTGCAAACCCTTCTTTGTGGTTTTCATTTTAGCTGATTTGATCTCCCTCACTTGGGCTTTGAGATCTGTGGGTATATTTCTCTCCATCCTTCAATCCTCATTCCTATTAGAAGACTTCGAGAAACATCTTTTTAAGAAGCTGATACATGGAATTATATGTTTGACGCTCTCGGTCTTAATGATGGCGGTGGCATTTGGAGCAACAATCATCCTGATAATGGAACATAATTGGAAAAAGGCTGTTTGGCATGTTGTTGCATTCCTTCCTGTGcccatttttttcctctcatATTCACCTCTATTTTCAGCAGTCCTGCGAACTGGCCCaggaaaattgttcaaaaaagttttaaaagccATCAAAGCTGTTGCTCTTGTGGCTCTAATAATCCTTCTTGGCGTCATTATTCATATCTGTAGAGCTTGCAGGAAACTGTTCAATTCTGTAGCAAAGGCTTGTGGGTATAAATCCCATCCCAAATCCGATACCCAATCTCCTCAGCAAACTGCAGATCCAGGTGCTGAAGTTTGAAAGGACAAACAGAAACTCTTTTCAGAGCACGTGCATGGATGAATTGTCTTCTCCTTTCCTATATATTTTCAAGTAGTAACAGAGCATGTCTGTGTAAAGTTGATTAGCATATTGAGAACGTAGTATCAGTTGATGACTCATTATGATGCATgtgtgttttaaattttaattttagagaCCGTTATTATGATTTAActacataattttattatttgtttttagtaTTGCTTTCCTTTATCAATTTTATGAGTAGATGAGACTTTTTGGGAGAGTGTGGGGTTTAGTACAAGTGTATAACAAACCCACCTATTCGACTCTTCGCCtatttttgaattgattttgatgggCAACGAGTACACTTAGTCGTTGGAATCAAATTTCGACAACACTTAAAAGATCGCTGTATCATGAGGAAAGTATGTCAATCAACTTTTTGCAGAATTGTTCTATCATAAGGGAGTAGCAGCATATTGGCCTGGCTTGTAGCTAGTTATACTTCTTAGCTCTCCTTCTCCTGCTACCCAGCAATCATAAGCACAGGCATAAGACCGATGTTGGAGATTCCCATACCGAATGGAAGGGCAGCTCAGCCTCCATGTTCACCAGGCTTTGCGCCATCTGCTAAATTCATGATTCCATCAATATTATCCACAGGAACGAGTGATGGATACCAATCTAATTGTGCCTACAttcataatttataaatatttagtgtgtatattcattatttatttggaGGATAAGATAAGACGTATTaccaaacaacctaaatttataataatttttttattttattttgccaGCTCATGTACAAGAACTGTGTACACATATCCACGTGCTTGGCTATGTACACGTGGCATATGTCTGAGATCCACTTTCTACGGAAGTATGCCACAAATCCCCAGTCTTCGCTTTCTTCAGTTCAATATTGACCGTTGATTTTGTTGAGATGAAAATTGACCTGGCATTTGATTTAggttaataataaataaatggaattcaTCAAGACACGGGTTCCGCTTTCggaatttaatatgattttgtgTACAGTGCACCACATGGGATGTTTCAAAAGGTTTATCCATCCATCATGAAAGCGGAAGACAGTTGACCGATTCCAGAGGATAGAGCTGGTCACTAGATTCTCGGCTATAAGTTGTAgcctaataaaaattatttattaatttaattttagattaaatttaatattagaaataagataattaaaaattataatatatatatatatataaattataaaaaagagatataattaaataaatataaaaaattaatgaaacaaaaaattttcatatttaactcaaaattatttataataatactaAGAATTAGGGATTTAATGATCACTCTccaatataaatacat of the Vitis vinifera cultivar Pinot Noir 40024 chromosome 10, ASM3070453v1 genome contains:
- the LOC104878502 gene encoding uncharacterized protein LOC104878502 isoform X2; protein product: MEDTKRKDRIAELYQALKKKNKYLSQINLDQPLEDPLQTISNIYDNTFLHLAIRFKQKDMVEELLMKLLPREGNPPLWNIKNKEGNTILHELACSDSMKNLAQEALKICKDKDSELLTARNELGETPIFCAARHGQTEMFQFLAEEMNLNKRSEDEVKHHLQRRDNTTVLHISITTECFDWSLEEAVKKSDERMHCEKLAQILVKEDTSWRASGDDQNTVETASELSQKQEGKISPGSTSTSEYNKSVENPLLLATISNIPEIVKAILDCQPQLLGHTNKYCEENPLFLATISNISEIVKAILDRHPQTNKKSHEDLLFLATMSNTPQIVRQILIHHPQAIEHTNKEGMNILHVAILYRHDQIFDMVVEEFEVLSRRLLSATDNEGNSLLHMVGKKKKSEVREKMQNPALQLRTEFVLFKKVKKACQVHVAKPLNKENKTAEELFATRNEKLHKEAKEWLMRTTENCTLLSVFIATVAFAAAYTVPGGPDQNTGIPILNCKPFFVVFILADLISLTWALRSVGIFLSILQSSFLLEDFEKHLFKKLIHGIICLTLSVLMMAVAFGATIILIMEHNWKKAVWHVVAFLPVPIFFLSYSPLFSAVLRTGPGKLFKKVLKAIKAVALVALIILLGVIIHICRACRKLFNSVAKACGYKSHPKSDTQSPQQTADPGAEV
- the LOC104878502 gene encoding uncharacterized protein LOC104878502 isoform X1, with translation MEDTKRKDRIAELYQALKKKNKYLSQINLDQPLEDPLQTISNIYDNTFLHLAIRFKQKDMVEELLMKLLPREGNPPLWNIKNKEGNTILHELACSDSMKNLAQEALKICKDKDSELLTARNELGETPIFCAARHGQTEMFQFLAEEMNLNKRSEDEVKHHLQRRDNTTVLHISITTECFGLAHFIAKSYKCLIEEMDEDSMTALRYITCNSRAFGKQKIGKREFIVDIIESKSDQKQGLRDVISAAIKELIDSDWSLEEAVKKSDERMHCEKLAQILVKEDTSWRASGDDQNTVETASELSQKQEGKISPGSTSTSEYNKSVENPLLLATISNIPEIVKAILDCQPQLLGHTNKYCEENPLFLATISNISEIVKAILDRHPQTNKKSHEDLLFLATMSNTPQIVRQILIHHPQAIEHTNKEGMNILHVAILYRHDQIFDMVVEEFEVLSRRLLSATDNEGNSLLHMVGKKKKSEVREKMQNPALQLRTEFVLFKKVKKACQVHVAKPLNKENKTAEELFATRNEKLHKEAKEWLMRTTENCTLLSVFIATVAFAAAYTVPGGPDQNTGIPILNCKPFFVVFILADLISLTWALRSVGIFLSILQSSFLLEDFEKHLFKKLIHGIICLTLSVLMMAVAFGATIILIMEHNWKKAVWHVVAFLPVPIFFLSYSPLFSAVLRTGPGKLFKKVLKAIKAVALVALIILLGVIIHICRACRKLFNSVAKACGYKSHPKSDTQSPQQTADPGAEV